In Micromonospora cremea, the genomic window CGCCGTGCGGGTACGGCACGACGGGGGAACCGGCCAGGCCGGCTCCCCGGTGCGGCCGGGTCACCGCCGCGAGACGCGGGAGATCGCTGGTGATGTCGGGCTCCTTCCGAGTGCCCTGCTGATCCTGTATTAGACAACGGTCGCACACAACACGACGGCCTCGGCGCGGCCGGGATGGGGCGCATCACTGCCCGACCGGCCGTCCCACCCGGGGTCTCCGGGAGGCAGGATGATGCCACCCCAGGCCCCACCACCCCCCGAGGAGTTCCCGTGGGCGCACCCGCGACCCCCGCCACGACCGGCGTGCCGGTCCGCCCGGGTCCGGGCGTACCCGCCGCCGACCGCGCGCTGGCCCGGCCCCGCCGGCGGCTCGCGGCCGCCACGGCCGCCCTCGCCGCGCTGGTCGCCGTCGGTGCCGGCAGCCTGCTCGACCTGCGCACCCCGGCCCCGACGCCGGCCGACGCGCCCGTGAACGAGTTCAGCGCCAGCCGGGCGTACGAGGACGTCCAGGTCATCGCGGCCCGGTCGCATGTCGCCGGCAGCCCGGCCAACGACCAGGTTCGCGCGCACATCGAGCAGCGGTTGCGGGGGCTGGGCCTGGAGACCGAGGTGCAGGACACCGTGGCCCCGGAGGCCGGCCAGCTCAGCGGGGCCGCGGGCGGGGCCACCCTGGCCCGGGTCCGCAACGTGGTGGCCCGGCTGCCCGGCACCGAATCGACCGGCCGGGTGTTCCTGGTCGCCCACTACGACTCGGTGCAGACCGGGCCGGGCGGCAACGACGACGCGGCGGGCACCTCGGCCATCCTGGAGGTGGCGCGGGCGCTGACGGTCAGCCCTAAGCCACGCAACGACATCGTCTTCGTGCTGACCGACGCCGAGGAGGCGTGTCTCTGCGGCGCGTCCGCGTTCGCCGCGAGCCACCCCCTGGCAGCCGACGGCGGGGTGGTGCTCAACCTGGAGGCGCGCGGCTCCACCGGCCCGGTGATCATGTTCGAGACGTCCCGGAACAACGCGAAGCTGGTGGACGTCTTCGGCCGGGCCGCCCCGCACCCGGTCGGCACCTCGTTCGCGGTGGAGATCTACCGCGCGCTGCCCAACGACACCGACTTCACCGCGTTCCTGGACCGCAAGTTCGTCGGGCTGAACTCGGCGTACATCGACGGCGGCGCGATCTACCACACACCGCTGGACACCCCCGCGGCCATGGACCGGGGCAGCCTCCAGCAGCACGGGGACAACGCGCTCGGCCTGGCCCGGGAGTTCGGTCGCACCGACCTGACCGACCTGCGGTCCGGTCACGACGCCACCTACTTCCCGGTCCCCGGCGGGCTGGTCCGCTACCCCGGCTGGCTCACCCTGCCGCTGGCACTGCTCGCGGTGCTCGCGGTGGCCGCACTGGGCTGGCTGACCCGGCGGCGGGGCCGGGCCAGCACCGGCCGGCTGGCCGCCGGCTTCGGGCTGGCCCTGGTGCCGATCGTGGCCGCGCCAATGGCCGCGCAACTGCTCTGGATGGCGATCACCGCGATCCGACCGGGGTACGCCGAACTGCTCGACCCGTACCGGCCGATCTGGTACCGGCTGGCCGTGCTGGCCCTAGCCGCCGCCATCGTGTTCACCTGGTACGCGCTGACCCGCCGCCGGATCGGGCCGGCCGCGCTCGCCGTCGGCGGGCTCGCCTGGCTGGCCCTGCTCGGGGTGCTGCTCGCCGTGGCGGTGCCCGGCGGGGCGTACCTCACCACCCTGCCGGCGCTCGCCGGCGCCCTCGGCGGACTGCTCGCGCTGTGCACCCGGCAGACCGGGCCGTGGCCGGTGGTGGCGGTGACCGTCGCCGCAGCGGTCGGCGTGGTCATCCTGCTCCCCACCGTGGTGCTGCTCTTCCCCGCGCTCGGAATGGCGATGGGCGGGGTGGCCGCGCTGGTCGCGGTGCTGCTCGGCCTGACCGCGCTTCCGGTGGTCGACCTGCTGCACCCGCAGGCCGGCGGCCAGCGCGGGCTGGTCGCGCTGCGGGCCCGGCGGCTCGCGATGCTGCCGGCCGGGGCCGCCGCCCTGGCGGCGGTGGTGCTCGCCGGGGTCGGGCTGGCCGTCGATCGGTTCGACGCCGCCCACCCCGCGCCCACCCACCTGATGTACGCCATGGACGCGGGCACCGGCCAGGCCCGCTGGCTGAGCCACGAGACCGACCCGCAGCCGTGGACGGACGGCTACGTGGACGGGGTGACCGACGTCGGCGACGACTTCCCCGGGCTCGGCGACGGTGAGCTACGGACCGGACCGGCGCAGCCGGCGAGCCTGCCGGCGCCGAAGCTGGAGGTGCTGGCCGACTCCGGCTCGGGCTCCGGTTCCGGCGGCGAACGCACGCTGCGACTGCGGCTCACCCCGCAGCGGGCGGTCCGGCTCGCCACCCTGCACGTCGACACGTCGACCGCCACCGTGCTGCGGGCCGAGGTGGCCGGCCGTTCGGTGCCGGTGGAGCCCCGCGAGGGCAAGTGGGGCTTCGGGCTGGTCTTCCACGCCCCGCCGGCGGAGGGGATCGAGGTCACGCTGACCCTGCGACCGATCGCCGGGCAGGTGGCGCTGCGGGCGATGGACGCCAGCGACGGGCTGGACGCGCTCCCCGGCTTCCGCCCCCGGCCACCGGCCGTCGGCATCGTCGGCTCGCACAGCTCGGAGATGCTGGCGGTCGCCCGCACCTATCCCTTCTGATCGGCGGTCCGGTGGTCCGCTGGAGCATTCTCGGGCGGGCCACCGTCCGTGGACACGCCGCGGCACGCTCAGTGCGGGGCGGCCGGGCCCAGGTCGCTCGGGTCGGTGTTGCCGCCGCAGACGATCAACGCCACCCGTTCCCCCGCCTGCGGCACGTACGCGCCGCCGATCAGCGCGGCCAGCGCGGCGGCGCCACCCAGCTCGGCGGCGACCCGCAGGTCCGACCAGAGCAGCCGACGCGCCCGCGCCAGGTCCTCGTCGCGGACCAGCACGGAGACCACCCCCGTCCGGCGGGCGGTGTGGAAGGCGATCTCGCCGATCCGACGGGCGCCTAACGAGTCCGTGGCGATGCCGCCCACCTCGATGTCGACCGGTCGACCGGCCTTGAGGGCGGAGTGCAGGGTGGGGATCTGCTCGGGCTCGACGGCGACGACGCGTACCGACCCGTCGAACCAGGTGGCGATGCCGGACACCAGCCCGCCGCCGCCGACCGCCACCAGCACGGTGTCGATCCCGTCCAGCTGCCGTTCCAGCTCCCGGCCGACGGTGCCCTGACCGGCCACCACCTCCGGCTGGTCGTACGCGTGCACGACCAGCGCGCCGGTCTCCGCTGCCCGCTGCGTGCTCGCCGCCAACGCCTCGGCGTAGTGCTGGCCCACCTGCCGCACCTGGGCGCCCAGCCCGGCCAGCCGCTGCACCTTCACCGGCGAGGAGGTCACCGGCACGAAGACCTCTGCCGGCACGCCCAGCGAGCGGGCCGCGTACGCGACGGCGAGGCCGTGGTTGCCGCCGGACGCGGCGATCACCCCGGCCGAGGGCAGCGGCCCCTGCAGCATCCGGTTGAACGCGCCGCGCGGCTTGAACGAGCCAGTGTGCTGGTGCAACTCCAGCTTGAGGTTGAGCCGCCCCGGCACGCCCAGATCGGCGCCGTCGACGGTGAGCACCGGGGTCTCCCGGACCCGCCCCTCGATGAGCGCCGCAGCCGCCTCGACGTCGCTTCTGTCAACCATCAAATTGCACCCTTCGTTACGATCAGAGAGCCGGTCGACCATCGTCAGGCCGCGGACCGAGCCGGATCGTCCACGGCTCGACACTGTCCACCCGCAGATGCGTCTCGCTCCACGGATCGCGTCCCAGCGTGGCGCGGACGACGTCCTCCGACTCGGAGACGACGACGAGCACCACGCGGTGCTCGTCCGCCAGCGGCCCACCCAGGACGACGAAGCCCGTATCGACGAGCTCATCCATGAACGACGCGTGTGTGGCCCAGTCGGACTGCTCCTGCATGGGCCGCGACGGGTCCCACTGGGGACCACTGCGGTGCAGGAGGACAAGGAACGTCGGCATGCTCGGACCGTACTGCACGACGCGGCCTTCACCAGGGCCTCGCAATGCCCGCCAGGTCTATCCCGAAGCGCTTCTCAGACGCCTCTGGCCCCGTCGATGGCCTGTCGCAGCAGGTCCGCGTGCCCATTGTGGCGGGCGTACTCGGCGATCATCTGCAGGTAGACGTAGCGCAGCGACGCCACGTCCTCATCGGGAAAAGTGAAGGTGTCGTCCATAGAAGCCGCAGCCACGGCCTGACGTGCCAGTTCGGTCTCCTCGACCAGGCGGGCATAGTCGCCTTGAGCGCTCGCCGGGTCGATATCGTCGAAATCGGCATCGCGCCTCTCCGGCGTGGAGTAGAGCGTGTCCAGCGATTCGCTGCGAAAGAGCGTCCGGAACCAGGTGCGCTCCACTTTGGCCATGTGCCGGATCAGGCCGAGCAGCGAGAGGTTCGAGAAAGCCAACGGCGACCGCGCCAGTTGTTCGGCATCGAGGCCGGCGCACTTGTGGAGCAACGTGGCGCGATGCCAGTCGAGAAGATGACGGAGATGGTCGGCCTCTGGTGCGACGAGAACATCACTGGGACGGCTCACATCAGGCGCGATCCACATCCGGCCATGATGGCACGCGCTGGGGCATCGCCCTAGCACGAAGTTTTCGTACGCTCGTCGCGCTAGGGCGCGGAAGGCCGGGACGTCCCGGCTGGCGCCCATGAGCTGCCGCTGCCCCTGGCATGACAATCGTCATGGGTCACTTCACGACTAATGACATTTGCCCCTGACCTAGCGGTCCGTAGCGTTGAGGACATGGCGAACACGAACTCCTCCGACCGGATCAACTGGCAGGTTTCCCTTCTTGGCGGCCACAAGCAGCGCGGCGGCACGGCCGCCGACACCGTGGTCCTCACTC contains:
- a CDS encoding threonine/serine dehydratase, with the translated sequence MVDRSDVEAAAALIEGRVRETPVLTVDGADLGVPGRLNLKLELHQHTGSFKPRGAFNRMLQGPLPSAGVIAASGGNHGLAVAYAARSLGVPAEVFVPVTSSPVKVQRLAGLGAQVRQVGQHYAEALAASTQRAAETGALVVHAYDQPEVVAGQGTVGRELERQLDGIDTVLVAVGGGGLVSGIATWFDGSVRVVAVEPEQIPTLHSALKAGRPVDIEVGGIATDSLGARRIGEIAFHTARRTGVVSVLVRDEDLARARRLLWSDLRVAAELGGAAALAALIGGAYVPQAGERVALIVCGGNTDPSDLGPAAPH
- a CDS encoding M28 family peptidase translates to MGAPATPATTGVPVRPGPGVPAADRALARPRRRLAAATAALAALVAVGAGSLLDLRTPAPTPADAPVNEFSASRAYEDVQVIAARSHVAGSPANDQVRAHIEQRLRGLGLETEVQDTVAPEAGQLSGAAGGATLARVRNVVARLPGTESTGRVFLVAHYDSVQTGPGGNDDAAGTSAILEVARALTVSPKPRNDIVFVLTDAEEACLCGASAFAASHPLAADGGVVLNLEARGSTGPVIMFETSRNNAKLVDVFGRAAPHPVGTSFAVEIYRALPNDTDFTAFLDRKFVGLNSAYIDGGAIYHTPLDTPAAMDRGSLQQHGDNALGLAREFGRTDLTDLRSGHDATYFPVPGGLVRYPGWLTLPLALLAVLAVAALGWLTRRRGRASTGRLAAGFGLALVPIVAAPMAAQLLWMAITAIRPGYAELLDPYRPIWYRLAVLALAAAIVFTWYALTRRRIGPAALAVGGLAWLALLGVLLAVAVPGGAYLTTLPALAGALGGLLALCTRQTGPWPVVAVTVAAAVGVVILLPTVVLLFPALGMAMGGVAALVAVLLGLTALPVVDLLHPQAGGQRGLVALRARRLAMLPAGAAALAAVVLAGVGLAVDRFDAAHPAPTHLMYAMDAGTGQARWLSHETDPQPWTDGYVDGVTDVGDDFPGLGDGELRTGPAQPASLPAPKLEVLADSGSGSGSGGERTLRLRLTPQRAVRLATLHVDTSTATVLRAEVAGRSVPVEPREGKWGFGLVFHAPPAEGIEVTLTLRPIAGQVALRAMDASDGLDALPGFRPRPPAVGIVGSHSSEMLAVARTYPF
- a CDS encoding DinB family protein, translated to MWIAPDVSRPSDVLVAPEADHLRHLLDWHRATLLHKCAGLDAEQLARSPLAFSNLSLLGLIRHMAKVERTWFRTLFRSESLDTLYSTPERRDADFDDIDPASAQGDYARLVEETELARQAVAAASMDDTFTFPDEDVASLRYVYLQMIAEYARHNGHADLLRQAIDGARGV